A section of the bacterium SCSIO 12696 genome encodes:
- the rne gene encoding ribonuclease E, producing MKRMLINATHPEELRVAMVDGQKLYDLDIENRTREQKKANIYKGKITRVEPSLEAAFVDYGSERHGFLPLKEIAKEYFSKQPNEIQGRIRIQDVVKEGVEVIVQVEKEERGNKGAALTTFISLAGRYLVLMPNNPRAGGISRRIEGEERSELREAMRDLNIPKGMGAIVRTAGIGRSAQELQWDLDYLAQLWTTIKEEADNSSAPHFLFQESNIIIRAIRDYLRPDIGEVIIDNKGACDLARAFIQQVMPNFHSKIRDYEDSIPLFTRYQVENQIETAFQREVKLPSGGSIVIDPTEAMISIDINSARATKGSDIEETAFQTNLEAADEIARQLRLRDVGGLIVIDFIDMNSSRHQREVENRMRNALDLDRARVQVGKISRFGLLEMSRQRLRPSLEETTSKVCPRCSGQGTIRGTRSLALSILRLVEEEAQKEYSVEIRAITPVEIATFLLNEKRGEISEIETRNNIRVVVIPNNHMDTPHFEVQRLREQDGVSKEYSYVLADSITPESITSDTLAAPAAPAELPKPAVQGMVRTAPAPVQENKPAKAPKKAEKPGLLKRILNALFGDKEEEKKGRNNKGKGRSQQARNRHNQNRRGGQNRNRRGGQQNRNRQQQAQGKDNRNKQGREQNRNQNRDNRRKNEQRSTQAQGRDNRNQKQNAAQEQQQQAPQQKANEQGGNKQQRPPRRSSGERRPPRRKRERRPVAPELLEMTAVNPAVAETDKVEAPVEAAPAAETQAPKAEVQQPVVETATDTEQNAVNTQQTAVEEPQSTVEVNDTADEASSVQVDADKAEAAVSEQEASVDSEAEVSEETQQQQTEENSAPAPAPAEATEPNVEAEQAAEAQTEAATEVEQETTATEETETTQATEEPSQEDSEPARPSNDPRKNPRKVAKVEVTSVEVKAAASEALDTSKPAPVTAVASDFTRPANDPRAKRQDSAAN from the coding sequence ATGAAACGCATGCTAATCAATGCAACTCACCCGGAGGAGTTGCGCGTGGCCATGGTTGATGGCCAGAAGTTATACGATCTCGATATCGAAAATCGCACTCGCGAACAGAAAAAAGCCAACATTTATAAAGGTAAAATCACTCGGGTTGAACCCAGCCTGGAAGCCGCCTTTGTGGATTACGGTTCCGAGCGTCACGGCTTTTTGCCGCTGAAGGAAATTGCCAAAGAGTACTTCAGTAAGCAACCCAACGAGATTCAGGGCCGCATCCGTATCCAGGACGTGGTTAAGGAAGGCGTTGAAGTTATCGTTCAGGTGGAAAAAGAGGAGCGCGGCAACAAAGGAGCAGCACTGACCACCTTTATCAGCTTGGCGGGTCGCTACCTGGTGTTAATGCCCAACAACCCTCGCGCTGGCGGTATCTCACGCCGCATTGAAGGGGAAGAGCGCTCCGAATTGCGCGAGGCCATGCGCGATTTGAATATTCCCAAAGGCATGGGTGCTATCGTGCGCACCGCCGGCATTGGCCGCTCCGCCCAGGAACTGCAATGGGACTTGGATTACCTGGCTCAGCTGTGGACCACCATCAAGGAAGAGGCAGATAATTCCAGCGCGCCGCACTTTCTGTTCCAGGAAAGCAACATCATTATCCGCGCCATTCGCGATTACCTGCGCCCGGACATTGGCGAAGTCATCATCGACAACAAAGGTGCTTGCGACCTGGCCCGTGCTTTTATTCAGCAGGTGATGCCCAATTTCCACAGCAAGATTCGCGACTACGAAGACAGTATACCGCTGTTTACCCGCTACCAGGTGGAAAATCAGATTGAGACCGCTTTCCAGCGGGAAGTGAAGCTACCCTCTGGCGGCTCTATCGTGATTGACCCCACCGAGGCGATGATCTCCATCGATATCAACTCCGCTCGCGCCACCAAAGGCAGTGATATCGAAGAAACTGCGTTCCAAACCAACCTGGAAGCGGCGGATGAGATTGCCCGCCAGTTGCGCCTCAGAGACGTGGGCGGTTTGATCGTCATCGACTTTATCGACATGAACTCCAGCCGCCACCAGCGCGAAGTGGAAAACCGCATGCGCAATGCTCTGGATCTGGACCGGGCACGGGTGCAAGTAGGCAAAATTTCGCGCTTCGGCTTGCTGGAAATGTCTCGCCAGCGGCTGCGCCCTTCGCTGGAGGAAACCACCTCCAAAGTATGCCCCCGCTGTAGTGGTCAGGGCACCATTCGCGGCACCCGCTCATTGGCGCTATCAATTTTGCGTTTGGTGGAAGAAGAAGCCCAAAAAGAATACAGCGTAGAGATTCGCGCCATTACGCCAGTAGAAATCGCTACCTTCCTGCTCAATGAAAAACGCGGTGAAATCAGCGAAATAGAAACTCGCAACAATATCCGTGTAGTGGTGATTCCCAACAATCACATGGATACGCCACACTTCGAAGTGCAGCGCTTGCGTGAGCAAGACGGTGTCAGCAAAGAATACAGCTATGTATTGGCCGACAGCATCACTCCAGAGAGTATTACCAGCGACACGCTGGCAGCTCCAGCGGCTCCGGCTGAACTGCCAAAGCCCGCTGTTCAAGGTATGGTGCGTACCGCCCCTGCCCCCGTCCAGGAAAACAAGCCAGCCAAAGCACCTAAGAAAGCTGAAAAGCCAGGATTGTTAAAGCGTATTCTCAATGCCCTGTTTGGCGACAAAGAGGAAGAGAAAAAAGGCCGCAACAATAAAGGTAAGGGGCGCTCGCAACAGGCCCGAAACCGCCACAATCAAAACCGTCGCGGCGGCCAAAACCGCAATCGCCGAGGTGGTCAGCAGAATCGCAACCGCCAGCAGCAGGCGCAAGGCAAAGACAATCGCAATAAGCAAGGTCGTGAACAAAACCGCAACCAGAATCGGGATAACCGCCGCAAGAACGAGCAGCGCAGCACCCAGGCTCAAGGGCGCGACAATCGCAACCAAAAGCAGAATGCAGCGCAAGAGCAACAGCAGCAGGCTCCACAACAAAAAGCCAATGAGCAGGGCGGCAACAAGCAGCAACGTCCACCCCGCCGCAGCAGTGGTGAGCGCCGCCCACCGCGCCGCAAGCGTGAACGCCGTCCGGTAGCGCCGGAACTGCTTGAAATGACCGCAGTAAACCCCGCAGTAGCTGAAACAGACAAGGTAGAGGCACCAGTAGAAGCGGCACCAGCTGCTGAAACTCAAGCTCCCAAAGCCGAAGTACAGCAACCTGTTGTTGAGACTGCCACTGACACCGAGCAAAACGCTGTTAATACCCAGCAAACTGCGGTTGAAGAGCCTCAATCGACAGTTGAGGTAAACGACACTGCCGATGAAGCATCCAGCGTACAAGTGGATGCTGACAAAGCTGAAGCGGCTGTGAGTGAACAAGAAGCCAGCGTTGATTCGGAAGCTGAGGTAAGTGAAGAAACCCAGCAACAACAGACTGAAGAAAATAGCGCCCCTGCCCCTGCCCCCGCTGAAGCGACAGAGCCAAACGTTGAAGCGGAGCAGGCAGCTGAAGCTCAAACAGAAGCCGCCACTGAGGTTGAGCAAGAAACAACGGCGACTGAAGAGACAGAAACCACTCAGGCGACCGAAGAACCTAGCCAGGAAGATAGTGAGCCGGCTCGACCCAGTAACGATCCGCGCAAAAACCCGCGCAAGGTTGCCAAAGTGGAAGTGACTTCAGTAGAAGTTAAAGCCGCTGCATCCGAAGCTCTGGATACCAGCAAACCCGCCCCGGTCACCGCCGTTGCCAGCGACTTCACTCGCCCGGCCAACGACCCTCGGGCTAAACGCCAAGACAGCGCGGCGAACTAA
- the tusC gene encoding sulfurtransferase complex subunit TusC encodes MSKPLLFVFRCPPYGSSLAREGLEAALATASLGQTVSVLFMDDGVWQLVQQQATVIEQKNISAMASALPLYGVEQCFVDKQSLTVRQLDAETIGTDVIPLDTAAVQSLLANNNHHIVSF; translated from the coding sequence ATGAGCAAACCGTTGTTATTTGTTTTTCGCTGCCCACCTTACGGCTCAAGTCTGGCCCGCGAAGGGCTGGAAGCGGCGCTGGCCACCGCTTCTCTGGGGCAAACGGTTTCTGTGCTATTTATGGACGACGGTGTATGGCAATTGGTTCAACAGCAGGCCACTGTTATCGAGCAAAAAAATATTTCGGCCATGGCATCCGCACTCCCCCTGTACGGTGTTGAGCAGTGCTTTGTGGACAAACAATCACTGACTGTTCGCCAGCTGGACGCAGAAACTATCGGCACCGACGTGATTCCACTCGACACAGCCGCGGTGCAATCTTTGTTGGCCAATAACAATCATCATATTGTGAGCTTTTGA
- the tusB gene encoding sulfurtransferase complex subunit TusB codes for MMILHTVNKSPFSNSAYHSCLRLAAPEDVILLLEDGVYGALTDMPAGQICALKNDVQARGLLEKIPEKVVLVGYSEFVQMACEASAVQSWY; via the coding sequence TTGATGATTCTCCACACTGTAAACAAATCTCCGTTCAGCAACAGCGCTTATCACAGCTGCCTGCGTCTTGCTGCACCAGAAGACGTTATCTTGTTGCTGGAGGACGGTGTCTATGGGGCATTAACAGATATGCCAGCTGGGCAAATCTGCGCGTTAAAGAACGATGTTCAAGCCCGTGGCCTGCTGGAAAAAATTCCTGAAAAAGTGGTTTTGGTGGGCTATTCAGAATTCGTTCAAATGGCCTGTGAGGCCAGCGCCGTGCAGAGTTGGTACTGA
- a CDS encoding HAD-IIIA family hydrolase produces the protein MAKLLIFDWDGTLSDSLHRIAFCMQRAAEDGNLTPPSTDEVKNIVGLGLREAIAVLYPAIIDDQQKIEQLKTAYSQHFMANDKVPSPFYPYVMESLQELRDAGHQLAVATGKSRRGLNRVLAEKGLGDFFHGSRCADETRSKPHPQMIEELLTEFAVQPEQAVMVGDTEYDLEMACRAGVPGLGVSYGAHDSTRLQKHQPFAVVDCFSQVADAIRNLKP, from the coding sequence ATGGCCAAACTGCTGATTTTTGACTGGGATGGTACCCTCAGTGATTCCCTCCACCGCATTGCCTTTTGCATGCAGCGGGCCGCAGAGGATGGCAATTTAACGCCGCCGAGCACTGACGAGGTAAAGAATATTGTTGGCCTCGGATTGCGGGAAGCCATTGCCGTTCTTTACCCGGCAATCATCGACGACCAACAAAAAATTGAGCAACTGAAAACCGCTTACTCCCAGCATTTTATGGCGAACGACAAAGTGCCATCGCCGTTTTACCCTTATGTGATGGAGTCCCTGCAGGAGTTGCGGGATGCCGGCCATCAGCTGGCGGTCGCTACCGGTAAGAGTCGCCGGGGCTTGAATCGGGTGTTGGCGGAAAAGGGCCTGGGCGATTTTTTTCACGGCAGCCGCTGCGCGGATGAAACTCGTTCCAAGCCGCACCCGCAAATGATTGAAGAGCTGTTGACGGAATTTGCTGTCCAGCCCGAACAGGCAGTTATGGTGGGGGATACCGAATACGACCTGGAAATGGCTTGCCGTGCCGGTGTGCCTGGGCTGGGTGTCAGCTATGGCGCTCACGATTCGACCCGATTGCAAAAACACCAGCCATTTGCAGTGGTGGATTGCTTTTCTCAGGTAGCAGACGCTATCCGCAATTTGAAACCCTAG
- a CDS encoding DUF885 domain-containing protein — protein MKRFNSLFPIVLMVIALSACSPEQETASQSENLSESARLTDFFAKNFEQDLKDSPMRQSYLGYKWDYDKWNTITEVKADADAQKRRQRLQAISQFDQNQLNDKEKLSLTINRLALERSENNDEFRHHTYIMHQFRAWHTRVPSFLINIHRVTELSDAEAYVSRLEKVAPLFNQVVDQLRLREAKGVFPPKWSYDQMIVASRNVISGQPFDDSESLSTIWSDFNHKVDTLELDSKQADKLKQKAKDALLTSVKPAYENIIKELTRQRSLTPAGDGVWRLPDGDKWYANRLAWFTTTDLTANEVHELGLQHVQRIHKQMRDIMQTVGFEGSLNEFFDFMRADQQFYYPNTEQGRQRYLTEAAEWVAKMREVIPEYFGLQPKADMIVKRVEAFREKSAGKAFYQSPAKDGSRPGIYYANLYDMNSMPIYQMEALAFHEGIPGHHMQRTITQELDGIPEFQKYVSFTAYTEGWGLYTEELAKDMGFYQDPYSDFGRLAMELWRACRLVVDTGIHSKKWTREEAIQYLTDNTPNPQNDAVKAIERYIAMPGQATAYMIGKLKIMELRAWAREQLGEQFDIRGFHDEVLKDGPVPLNVLEEKIKRWVGAQK, from the coding sequence ATGAAACGGTTTAACTCTCTTTTCCCTATAGTTTTAATGGTTATTGCTTTAAGCGCCTGTTCTCCTGAGCAAGAAACTGCGAGTCAAAGCGAAAACCTGTCGGAATCAGCCCGATTGACGGATTTTTTTGCCAAAAATTTCGAGCAGGATCTCAAAGACTCCCCTATGCGACAGAGCTATCTGGGTTATAAGTGGGACTACGACAAGTGGAACACCATTACCGAAGTAAAGGCTGATGCTGATGCTCAAAAAAGACGTCAGCGATTACAGGCAATCAGCCAGTTTGACCAAAACCAGCTCAATGACAAAGAAAAGCTGAGTTTGACCATCAACCGTCTGGCGCTTGAACGCTCTGAAAACAACGATGAGTTCAGGCACCACACTTACATCATGCACCAGTTTCGTGCCTGGCATACTCGAGTTCCGAGTTTTTTGATCAATATTCACCGAGTAACTGAGCTTTCCGATGCTGAAGCTTACGTTTCAAGGCTGGAGAAAGTAGCCCCGTTGTTTAATCAAGTGGTTGACCAGTTGCGCCTTAGGGAAGCGAAAGGCGTTTTTCCGCCCAAGTGGTCTTATGACCAAATGATTGTCGCTTCGCGCAATGTCATTAGCGGCCAACCTTTTGATGACTCCGAGAGCCTATCGACCATTTGGAGTGACTTTAACCACAAAGTCGATACGCTTGAACTGGATAGTAAGCAAGCTGACAAGCTTAAGCAGAAGGCGAAGGACGCTTTACTAACATCGGTTAAACCAGCCTATGAAAACATCATTAAAGAGCTGACCAGACAGCGCTCCCTGACACCAGCTGGTGACGGAGTGTGGCGCCTGCCCGATGGCGACAAATGGTATGCCAACCGGCTGGCTTGGTTTACCACGACCGACCTAACCGCTAATGAGGTCCATGAACTTGGTTTGCAGCATGTCCAGCGCATTCACAAGCAGATGCGTGACATTATGCAAACTGTGGGCTTTGAGGGGTCGCTCAACGAGTTCTTTGATTTTATGCGTGCCGATCAGCAATTTTACTACCCGAACACGGAGCAGGGACGTCAGCGCTATCTCACAGAAGCTGCCGAATGGGTAGCGAAAATGCGCGAAGTCATTCCCGAGTATTTTGGCCTACAGCCCAAAGCGGACATGATCGTTAAACGAGTTGAGGCTTTTCGAGAAAAGTCAGCAGGTAAGGCGTTCTACCAAAGTCCGGCAAAAGACGGTAGCCGCCCCGGCATTTATTACGCAAATCTGTACGACATGAACAGTATGCCTATTTATCAAATGGAAGCGCTGGCGTTCCACGAAGGTATTCCTGGCCATCACATGCAAAGGACGATTACCCAGGAATTGGATGGCATACCGGAATTTCAAAAATACGTTTCTTTTACGGCTTATACAGAAGGCTGGGGGCTTTACACCGAAGAGCTGGCCAAAGATATGGGTTTTTACCAAGATCCTTATTCAGATTTTGGGCGGCTTGCCATGGAGCTGTGGCGCGCTTGCCGCCTGGTAGTCGACACCGGCATTCACAGCAAAAAATGGACTAGGGAAGAGGCCATACAATACCTGACCGACAATACGCCAAACCCGCAGAATGACGCAGTAAAAGCTATCGAACGCTATATTGCCATGCCCGGCCAGGCGACTGCTTACATGATCGGCAAGCTTAAAATTATGGAACTGAGAGCTTGGGCAAGAGAGCAGCTGGGAGAGCAGTTTGATATTCGCGGCTTCCATGATGAAGTGTTAAAAGATGGCCCAGTACCACTCAACGTGCTCGAAGAAAAAATTAAGCGCTGGGTAGGGGCGCAAAAGTAG
- the maf gene encoding septum formation inhibitor Maf: MTDLILASSSPYRRNLLTRLGLPFEHCSPDIDESPLADEAPKTLAARLSQQKAQAVAETYSNSVIIGSDQVAECSGEFLSKPQQFEAACEQLRRQSSQRVTFYTGLCVLDTRNNHSQVDVVITQVQFRQLSDNDIVCYLNKEKPFNCAGSFKVEQLGIALFESVGSQDPTALEGLPLIRLCQMLRQAGFQLP, encoded by the coding sequence ATGACCGACCTTATTCTCGCTTCTTCCTCCCCTTATCGGCGCAATTTGCTGACTCGCTTGGGATTGCCATTTGAGCATTGCTCGCCGGATATCGACGAATCCCCTCTTGCTGATGAAGCCCCGAAAACGCTGGCAGCACGACTGTCCCAGCAAAAAGCCCAAGCCGTTGCCGAGACTTACTCAAATAGCGTCATTATTGGTTCGGATCAGGTGGCCGAGTGCAGCGGAGAGTTCCTAAGCAAACCACAACAATTTGAGGCTGCCTGCGAGCAGCTGCGCCGACAGTCTAGCCAGAGAGTTACCTTTTATACCGGCCTCTGTGTATTGGATACCCGGAACAATCACTCTCAAGTGGATGTGGTGATTACTCAAGTGCAGTTTCGCCAGCTAAGCGATAACGACATCGTTTGTTACTTAAACAAGGAAAAACCCTTTAACTGCGCGGGAAGCTTTAAAGTGGAGCAGCTGGGTATTGCTCTGTTTGAGTCTGTGGGAAGCCAGGACCCAACCGCCTTGGAAGGTTTGCCACTTATTCGCCTGTGCCAAATGCTGCGCCAGGCCGGCTTTCAGCTACCCTAG
- a CDS encoding alpha/beta hydrolase codes for MCLRIVIGIFVGALVACTCSSKEPSDEKLVFTPAVCEVGLYELGDEFVAVTRRDNNFRYSYSDGRWGKVNEDVSFECGDNSVRTEGSRVWKKRSLQITDTTFDANGVALAGQLIEPLFANAETPLVVLAHGSEELGWIEAASYPYQLVGRGVSVFVYDKRGTGKSKGIYSQNFPRLADDLVAASQEAKRLAKHRFKRFGLLGFSQGGWIAPLAADRTGADFIGVGYGLVVDILEEDASQVALELREAGYGSDVIAKAKGITDVTARLAVSGYQDGLNDLDSLRKLYADEEWFPMIRGGFTGVILGISSNELREKGIPMFDRLDIDWSVKPMKVLREVDVPQLWALAEDDREAPISTTLDRLQILRSEKKDITVFVFPKVDHGMWEYEQQPDGSRYFIRVTDKYYDLMADWSKGVLKPPYAGSSEH; via the coding sequence ATGTGCTTACGAATTGTTATTGGCATTTTTGTAGGAGCTCTTGTTGCTTGTACATGTAGCAGCAAAGAGCCGTCAGATGAAAAATTGGTGTTTACACCTGCTGTTTGTGAAGTGGGTTTGTATGAACTGGGTGACGAATTTGTTGCCGTCACTCGCCGTGACAATAATTTTCGTTACTCTTACAGCGATGGTCGGTGGGGCAAAGTTAATGAAGATGTTTCGTTCGAGTGTGGAGATAACTCCGTTCGCACTGAAGGCTCAAGGGTATGGAAAAAACGCTCTCTTCAAATCACTGACACTACTTTTGATGCCAACGGAGTTGCGCTAGCGGGGCAACTTATTGAGCCCTTATTTGCAAATGCTGAAACCCCTCTAGTTGTATTAGCGCATGGCTCAGAAGAATTAGGCTGGATAGAAGCTGCGAGTTACCCCTACCAACTTGTTGGACGTGGCGTATCGGTATTCGTTTACGATAAACGCGGAACCGGAAAATCAAAAGGTATTTATTCGCAGAACTTCCCCCGGCTTGCTGATGATTTGGTAGCGGCTTCTCAGGAAGCCAAGCGACTTGCGAAACATCGTTTCAAACGATTTGGCCTTCTGGGTTTTAGCCAAGGTGGTTGGATTGCACCACTGGCGGCTGACCGAACGGGAGCAGATTTTATTGGGGTAGGTTATGGATTGGTCGTTGATATTTTGGAGGAAGACGCATCACAAGTTGCATTAGAGCTTCGAGAGGCGGGTTATGGTAGCGACGTAATCGCCAAGGCGAAGGGCATAACAGATGTAACAGCTCGTCTTGCTGTATCTGGATATCAAGACGGCTTGAATGACCTTGATAGTCTTAGGAAGCTATACGCTGATGAAGAGTGGTTTCCAATGATACGGGGTGGCTTTACTGGCGTAATTCTTGGTATCTCGTCTAATGAGCTTCGTGAAAAAGGGATTCCCATGTTCGACCGGCTTGATATTGACTGGTCAGTTAAACCCATGAAAGTTCTTCGTGAGGTCGACGTGCCCCAGCTATGGGCTCTTGCTGAAGATGATCGAGAAGCTCCAATCTCGACGACTCTGGATCGACTGCAAATACTGAGAAGTGAAAAGAAAGATATAACTGTATTTGTTTTCCCAAAGGTAGATCACGGAATGTGGGAATATGAGCAGCAGCCAGATGGCTCAAGATATTTTATTCGTGTCACCGACAAGTATTATGACCTAATGGCTGATTGGTCAAAGGGAGTTCTTAAGCCTCCATATGCGGGCAGCTCTGAACACTAG
- a CDS encoding Bax inhibitor-1/YccA family protein → MAEQHYTTATTAPRGIESAGEISKVLKNTYLLLATTIAFSAITAGIAMAVNAPYFGLWTLLPYIVCLWMVEKNKNSAAGLFWVFALTGWLGFSLGPILNAFVGAGAGETITLALGGTALIFFATSGYVLITRKDLSFMGGFLMTGILVAFIAAIANFFLQIQGMHLAISCMFLVLSSGIIMWQTSRIIHGGETNYISATVTLYVMIYNIFTSLLSLIGMGDD, encoded by the coding sequence ATGGCTGAACAACACTACACAACCGCAACTACGGCGCCTCGCGGCATTGAGTCCGCGGGCGAAATCAGCAAAGTATTGAAAAATACATACCTATTGCTGGCAACTACTATCGCTTTCAGCGCCATCACCGCTGGCATTGCGATGGCCGTGAACGCGCCCTATTTCGGGCTTTGGACGCTGTTGCCTTACATCGTCTGCCTTTGGATGGTGGAGAAGAACAAGAATAGCGCTGCAGGGCTTTTCTGGGTGTTTGCACTTACAGGTTGGTTAGGATTTAGTCTAGGCCCAATCCTGAATGCCTTTGTTGGCGCTGGCGCTGGCGAAACTATTACCCTGGCTCTGGGTGGCACCGCCCTCATTTTCTTTGCTACCTCAGGGTATGTATTAATCACCCGCAAAGACTTATCTTTTATGGGTGGTTTTTTGATGACCGGTATTTTGGTGGCATTTATTGCTGCTATTGCTAACTTCTTCTTGCAGATTCAAGGCATGCATTTGGCCATCAGTTGCATGTTCCTTGTTCTTTCTTCCGGTATCATCATGTGGCAAACCAGCCGCATTATTCATGGCGGTGAAACAAATTATATTTCAGCCACTGTTACCCTATACGTAATGATCTACAACATCTTTACGTCTTTGCTCAGCCTGATAGGAATGGGCGACGACTGA
- the tusD gene encoding sulfurtransferase complex subunit TusD, with translation MKFSLIVLGAPGSHQSAYSAFQFASAAVAGGHQIYRVFFYHDGVHAGSGLLTSPQGEPDLEQQWQQFSNEHHIELTVCIASALRRGIVDKVEAERYEYPASNLNEPYFRLQGLGELADAAIQSDRLITFGR, from the coding sequence ATGAAATTCTCCTTAATCGTTTTGGGCGCCCCCGGCAGTCACCAATCGGCCTATTCCGCGTTTCAGTTCGCATCGGCGGCCGTTGCCGGTGGCCATCAAATATACCGGGTGTTTTTCTATCATGACGGGGTTCATGCGGGTTCTGGGTTGCTGACATCGCCACAGGGCGAACCGGATCTGGAGCAGCAGTGGCAACAGTTCAGTAATGAACACCATATCGAACTCACCGTTTGCATTGCCTCGGCATTGCGGCGTGGCATCGTGGACAAGGTAGAAGCGGAGCGCTACGAATACCCTGCCAGCAATTTGAATGAGCCCTATTTCCGCTTACAGGGGCTCGGCGAACTTGCCGATGCTGCCATTCAATCCGATCGTTTGATCACCTTTGGGCGTTAA
- a CDS encoding DUF177 domain-containing protein, translating into MSDTPPHRALPSTVDARKLTGQGVRLAGVFAGSQLPRLAAAVTALPEPVSVELDFAMDEQHQRVVTGQVSTVATVTCQRCLQDMEQPLQAQVNLGLVWSEEDAPHLNKDLEPWIVADEAASLSGMVEDELLLVLPYVSYHPLEQCPGEGSFSTGEVEQEEKPNPFQILEQLKRKQ; encoded by the coding sequence ATGTCAGACACCCCCCCGCACAGAGCACTTCCCAGTACGGTCGATGCACGAAAATTGACCGGTCAGGGAGTGAGGCTGGCGGGTGTTTTTGCTGGTTCGCAATTGCCTCGTTTGGCGGCTGCCGTAACTGCGCTCCCGGAGCCGGTGAGTGTAGAGCTGGATTTCGCCATGGATGAGCAGCACCAGCGGGTTGTTACCGGACAGGTGAGCACCGTAGCTACGGTGACTTGCCAGCGATGCCTGCAAGATATGGAACAACCCCTGCAGGCACAGGTTAATTTGGGATTGGTGTGGAGCGAAGAAGACGCCCCCCACCTGAATAAGGATCTGGAGCCCTGGATAGTCGCTGACGAAGCGGCTTCTTTAAGTGGCATGGTTGAAGACGAATTGCTGTTGGTATTGCCCTATGTGAGCTACCACCCACTGGAGCAATGCCCTGGGGAGGGCTCTTTTTCTACCGGAGAGGTAGAGCAAGAAGAGAAGCCCAATCCGTTTCAGATTCTGGAACAGTTAAAGCGTAAGCAATAA
- the rluC gene encoding 23S rRNA pseudouridine(955/2504/2580) synthase RluC codes for MRPLKQPTLNAVSSQSSNNTSTNSSVRFVTVSEDQHGQRVDNFLMSRLKGVPKSRIYRLLRKGEVRVNKGRVKPETRLNEGDQVRIPPVRVSERPALAGPGVGLQKLLADSILYEDERILVINKPAGLAVHGGSGINLGLIESLRAMRPEQPFLELVHRLDRDTSGCILLAKKRSALRWLQDQMRHNQVTKVYTALVKGRWPSDRRRIDVPLRKNEVKSGERVVRVSPDGKPSITHFTVSRRYSRATLVEARLETGRTHQIRVHSQFANHPLAGDNKYGDEDFNEYVKSVGLERMFLHASHLEFQLSQGGERCRVEAPLPDELAKPLANLESTSKK; via the coding sequence ATGCGGCCGCTTAAGCAACCCACACTGAATGCCGTGTCCAGTCAATCCTCCAACAACACCTCCACCAATAGCAGCGTACGCTTTGTCACGGTCAGTGAGGATCAGCACGGCCAACGAGTAGACAACTTTTTGATGTCTCGCCTCAAGGGTGTTCCCAAGTCGCGGATATATCGCCTGTTGCGGAAAGGGGAGGTGCGGGTTAACAAAGGCAGGGTAAAACCTGAAACCCGACTCAATGAAGGCGACCAGGTACGCATTCCCCCGGTCAGAGTGTCTGAGCGACCAGCGCTGGCAGGGCCGGGGGTTGGCCTGCAAAAGCTCTTGGCAGACAGCATTCTCTATGAAGATGAGCGTATTCTGGTGATCAATAAGCCCGCAGGCTTGGCAGTGCATGGGGGTAGTGGCATTAACCTGGGCTTGATTGAGTCGTTGCGAGCAATGCGTCCCGAGCAGCCCTTTCTTGAATTGGTGCACCGTCTGGATCGGGATACATCCGGCTGTATTTTGCTGGCCAAAAAGCGCAGTGCCTTGCGCTGGCTTCAGGATCAAATGCGCCACAATCAAGTGACCAAGGTTTATACCGCGCTGGTCAAAGGGCGCTGGCCATCGGATCGACGTCGAATTGATGTGCCGCTGCGCAAAAACGAAGTAAAGTCCGGCGAGCGGGTGGTGCGGGTATCCCCAGATGGCAAGCCATCGATCACCCACTTCACAGTATCTCGCCGTTACTCGCGAGCGACCTTGGTTGAGGCACGCCTGGAAACTGGTCGTACCCACCAAATTCGGGTTCACAGTCAGTTTGCCAATCACCCTTTAGCGGGTGACAACAAGTACGGCGATGAAGACTTTAATGAGTACGTGAAATCCGTTGGCCTTGAGAGGATGTTCCTGCACGCCAGCCACCTTGAATTCCAGCTATCCCAAGGCGGAGAGCGCTGTCGCGTGGAGGCGCCCTTGCCTGATGAGCTGGCAAAGCCTCTGGCTAATTTAGAATCAACTTCAAAAAAATAA